One stretch of Candidatus Schekmanbacteria bacterium RIFCSPLOWO2_02_FULL_38_14 DNA includes these proteins:
- a CDS encoding serine--tRNA ligase, translated as MLDLKYLRENFDSGKREIEKRGNCPALDEFIKVDHQRRTILQEVEGLKFIRNKTSDFIGKLKKEGQNAEEHIKGMKDVSDKIKRMDDELKLIEEKENNLLLNIPNIPHQSVPFGKSSDENTEIRKWGEKPVFKFKPKDHQEIGTNLEILDFERSAKISGSRFCLYRKSGALLERALMNFMLDLHTKENNYIEVLPPFLVNPDSMRGTGQLPKFEEDLFKIEGGNYYLIPTAEVPVTNIHRNEILREEELPLYYTAFTPCFRREAGTYGKETKGLIRQHQFNKVELVKIVKPEGSYDELERLTNDAEKVLQRLNLHYRVISLCAGDLGFSSAKTYDIEVWLPSESKYVEISSCSNFEDFQARRAEIKYRKKDNNKVEFVYTLNGSGLAIGRTVVAIIENYQEEDGSVNIPETLISYMGGIKKISRQ; from the coding sequence ATGCTTGATTTAAAATATTTAAGAGAAAACTTCGATTCTGGCAAAAGGGAAATTGAAAAGAGAGGAAACTGTCCTGCCCTTGACGAGTTTATTAAAGTTGACCATCAGCGAAGAACTATTCTTCAGGAAGTCGAAGGGTTAAAGTTCATCAGGAACAAGACCTCTGATTTTATTGGAAAGCTTAAAAAGGAAGGGCAGAATGCTGAAGAACATATAAAAGGGATGAAAGATGTTTCAGACAAGATAAAGAGGATGGATGATGAGCTGAAGTTAATTGAAGAAAAGGAAAACAATCTCCTTTTAAATATACCAAACATTCCTCATCAGTCAGTTCCTTTTGGAAAAAGCTCAGATGAAAACACCGAGATTCGTAAATGGGGAGAAAAACCTGTATTCAAATTCAAGCCAAAAGACCATCAGGAGATTGGTACAAATCTTGAAATACTCGATTTTGAAAGGAGTGCAAAGATAAGCGGTTCAAGGTTTTGCCTTTACAGAAAATCAGGAGCTCTCCTTGAAAGAGCATTAATGAACTTTATGCTTGACTTGCACACTAAAGAAAACAATTATATAGAAGTTTTACCTCCCTTTCTGGTAAACCCTGACAGCATGAGGGGAACAGGTCAGCTTCCTAAATTCGAAGAGGACCTGTTCAAGATAGAAGGCGGAAATTATTACCTTATTCCAACTGCTGAAGTCCCTGTTACAAACATTCACAGAAATGAGATTTTAAGAGAGGAAGAGCTTCCTTTATATTATACAGCATTTACTCCCTGCTTCAGGAGGGAAGCAGGAACATACGGAAAGGAAACAAAAGGCCTGATAAGGCAGCATCAGTTTAACAAGGTTGAGTTGGTAAAGATTGTAAAACCTGAAGGCTCTTACGATGAACTTGAAAGACTTACTAATGACGCTGAAAAAGTCCTTCAGCGCCTGAATTTGCATTACAGGGTTATTTCACTTTGTGCTGGTGACCTCGGATTTTCATCAGCAAAGACTTATGACATTGAGGTGTGGCTACCTTCAGAGTCAAAATATGTTGAAATATCATCCTGCAGTAACTTCGAGGATTTTCAGGCAAGGCGTGCAGAAATCAAATACCGGAAAAAGGACAACAACAAGGTTGAATTTGTTTATACGCTCAACGGTTCAGGGCTTGCAATTGGAAGAACAGTTGTTGCAATCATTGAAAATTATCAGGAAGAAGACGGCTCAGTAAATATTCCTGAAACCCTGATTTCATATATGGGAGGAATTAAAAAAATCAGCAGGCAATAG
- a CDS encoding 1-deoxy-D-xylulose-5-phosphate reductoisomerase, which produces MTRKKKRVSILGSTGSIGVNVLDVISRFPEKFEVIGLGANRNISLFERQIKTFKPKEVALYDDEMAEKLKKKIRNGKIFSGVEGLNRIAENPEVDLIVSAIVGAVGLIPTYYGIKAGKDVALANKESMVIGGDLITREAKKKKVKILPIDSEHSAIFQSIEGHRKEDIKRVILTASGGPFFNTPKRVMENVTPEQALKHPNWKMGKKITIDCANMMNKGLEAIEAKWLFDIDMDKINVLVHPESIIHSMVEYVDGSVVAQLGIPDMRIPISLALGYPERLPNSLPSLNLAKQKKLTFFKPDLNKFPCIALAYEAGKKGGTMPAVLNASNEEAVIAYLNKKISFKEIPAVVKTAMKNHRNKKINKLDDVLEADLWARRFARELIGN; this is translated from the coding sequence GTGACGAGAAAGAAAAAAAGAGTATCCATCTTAGGCTCTACCGGTTCTATTGGAGTAAATGTCCTTGATGTGATTTCAAGGTTTCCTGAAAAATTTGAAGTCATAGGTCTTGGCGCAAACAGAAATATCTCACTTTTTGAAAGGCAGATTAAAACCTTCAAGCCAAAAGAAGTTGCGCTGTATGATGATGAGATGGCAGAAAAACTGAAGAAAAAAATCCGCAACGGAAAAATATTTTCAGGAGTTGAGGGGTTGAACAGAATTGCTGAAAATCCTGAAGTTGACCTGATTGTATCAGCAATTGTCGGAGCGGTTGGTTTAATCCCGACTTACTACGGGATAAAAGCAGGAAAAGATGTTGCTCTCGCAAACAAAGAATCGATGGTAATTGGCGGAGATTTAATCACTAGAGAGGCTAAAAAGAAAAAGGTTAAAATCCTTCCAATAGACAGCGAACACAGTGCTATATTCCAGTCAATCGAGGGTCACAGAAAGGAGGATATAAAAAGAGTAATACTTACAGCTTCCGGAGGGCCATTTTTTAATACTCCGAAAAGGGTGATGGAGAATGTAACACCTGAGCAGGCGCTGAAGCATCCAAACTGGAAGATGGGGAAAAAAATCACAATAGACTGCGCAAATATGATGAACAAGGGACTTGAGGCTATTGAGGCTAAGTGGCTTTTTGATATTGATATGGACAAGATTAATGTGCTTGTTCACCCTGAGAGCATAATTCATTCTATGGTGGAATATGTTGATGGTTCTGTTGTGGCTCAGCTTGGAATTCCTGATATGAGGATACCGATTTCTCTTGCTCTTGGATACCCTGAAAGACTTCCAAATTCTCTGCCAAGCTTAAACCTTGCGAAACAGAAAAAACTTACTTTTTTTAAACCGGACCTTAATAAATTTCCCTGCATTGCCCTGGCATATGAAGCCGGAAAAAAAGGCGGGACAATGCCCGCTGTGCTGAATGCGTCAAATGAAGAAGCAGTAATAGCTTACCTGAATAAAAAAATCTCTTTCAAAGAAATTCCTGCAGTTGTGAAAACTGCAATGAAGAATCACAGGAACAAAAAAATCAACAAACTTGATGATGTCCTTGAGGCTGATTTATGGGCACGGAGATTTGCAAGAGAACTGATTGGGAACTAA